One genomic window of Bacteroidota bacterium includes the following:
- the lon gene encoding endopeptidase La, with protein MKPEDIDIYDSDTIPKQLPVLPLRDVVIFPFTIFPVLVGRESSLKAAQNANERNKYIFLTAQKSPVIEEPGENDIYREGTVAKIVQILKLPNGLLKILVDGISQAVIEQFVSNDEFLEARIKLISPKYESSPEIDAFVRHISSLFTEYIHLNRNLPSEILIAYENIKDPFRKIYFVASNITQAVETKQKILQQFNIKDLSFELIRLLNSEIDILKIGRDIDTKVHDNIQKTQRKFFIQEQIRILQDELGDEEMSPEMLKLKDQIEEVKMPKEILEKAMEEYQKLRKTPPQSPESTVIRNYLDWMVNVPWYKKTEDNLDVKHVQQILDDDHYGLEKPKDRILEHIAVLNLVKEMRGQILCFVGPPGVGKTSLGKSIARALGRKFVRLSLGGVRDEAEIRGHRRTYIGSMPGKIIQSLRRSGVVNPVILMDEVDKMSMDFRGDPSAALLEVLDPEQNTTFNDHYLDIDYDLSKVMFITTANVRYNIPLPLQDRMEIIELLGYLDYDKREIVKRHLLPKQLKEHGLTEKNVRFTEKAIVKVIREYTREAGVRNVEREIASIMRKTAKEIVIALQKEPSTDIKKTPSIKIDEQKVEEYLGVPHFRQRKTSTERKVGSVIGLAWTSVGGEILNVDTTIMPGSEKLTLTGKLGEVMRESAQAALSYIRSNTKLMGVNEEFYKNREIHIHLPEGAIPKDGPSAGLTMAMAIVSAASNRPARSDVAMTGEITLRGNVLGIGGLTEKILAAQRSGITTVLIPAENEKDLAEIPEKVKKGIKVIPVKKIEEALPHVFGVAKQSK; from the coding sequence ATGAAACCAGAAGATATAGATATATACGATTCAGATACAATCCCGAAGCAGCTTCCCGTGCTGCCTTTGAGGGATGTGGTAATATTTCCGTTTACTATTTTTCCGGTACTTGTAGGGCGCGAATCGTCGCTTAAAGCCGCTCAAAATGCAAACGAACGGAATAAATACATTTTTCTGACCGCACAAAAAAGTCCTGTAATCGAAGAACCGGGAGAGAATGATATTTACCGCGAAGGAACAGTTGCAAAGATAGTTCAAATATTAAAACTTCCGAATGGCTTGTTGAAAATTTTAGTGGATGGAATTTCGCAAGCTGTTATCGAGCAGTTTGTTTCCAACGACGAATTTCTTGAGGCACGCATTAAGCTAATATCACCGAAATACGAAAGCTCTCCCGAAATAGATGCCTTCGTCCGGCATATTTCAAGTTTGTTCACCGAATACATCCACCTCAACAGGAATCTTCCGAGCGAAATTTTAATAGCTTACGAAAATATTAAAGACCCGTTCCGTAAAATTTATTTCGTTGCGTCGAATATTACACAAGCAGTGGAAACAAAACAAAAAATTCTTCAACAGTTTAATATCAAAGATTTATCATTCGAATTAATTCGGTTGTTAAATTCTGAAATTGATATTTTAAAGATCGGCAGAGATATTGATACAAAGGTTCACGATAATATTCAGAAAACTCAGCGGAAATTTTTTATACAGGAACAGATACGGATTTTACAGGATGAGTTGGGCGATGAAGAGATGTCGCCTGAAATGCTGAAATTGAAAGACCAGATCGAAGAAGTTAAGATGCCTAAAGAAATTTTGGAAAAAGCGATGGAGGAATACCAAAAATTGCGTAAAACCCCTCCCCAATCGCCGGAATCGACAGTTATTCGGAATTATCTTGATTGGATGGTGAACGTACCATGGTACAAAAAGACAGAAGATAATTTGGATGTAAAGCATGTACAACAAATTTTAGACGACGACCATTATGGATTAGAAAAACCTAAGGATAGAATTCTAGAACATATAGCAGTTCTGAATCTCGTGAAAGAAATGAGAGGACAAATTTTATGCTTTGTCGGACCTCCGGGAGTTGGAAAAACTTCGCTTGGTAAATCAATAGCCCGTGCATTAGGCAGAAAGTTTGTGCGTCTTTCGTTAGGCGGAGTTCGCGATGAAGCTGAAATCCGCGGACACAGAAGAACTTATATCGGTTCAATGCCCGGAAAAATTATACAATCACTTCGCCGTTCCGGTGTGGTAAATCCTGTAATTTTAATGGATGAAGTTGATAAAATGAGTATGGATTTCCGCGGCGACCCGTCGGCTGCTTTACTTGAGGTACTCGATCCCGAGCAAAACACAACTTTCAATGATCATTATTTAGATATCGATTACGATTTATCGAAAGTAATGTTTATAACTACGGCAAATGTTCGGTATAATATTCCTCTTCCGTTGCAGGATAGGATGGAGATTATAGAGCTACTCGGTTATTTGGATTATGATAAACGCGAAATTGTTAAGCGTCATCTGCTTCCTAAACAATTAAAAGAACATGGATTGACAGAAAAAAATGTGAGGTTTACAGAAAAAGCTATCGTAAAAGTGATACGCGAATATACCCGTGAAGCGGGTGTGCGTAATGTTGAGCGTGAAATCGCCTCGATTATGCGGAAAACGGCTAAAGAAATAGTTATTGCACTGCAAAAAGAACCATCGACAGATATAAAAAAAACGCCATCGATTAAAATAGATGAACAGAAAGTAGAAGAGTATTTAGGTGTGCCACACTTCCGCCAAAGAAAAACTTCAACCGAGCGGAAAGTCGGATCGGTTATAGGGTTGGCGTGGACAAGTGTTGGCGGTGAAATTTTGAATGTTGATACTACGATAATGCCCGGTTCCGAAAAATTAACTCTTACAGGAAAACTTGGTGAAGTAATGAGGGAATCGGCACAAGCAGCTCTTTCGTATATTCGCTCGAACACAAAGTTAATGGGTGTGAATGAAGAGTTCTACAAAAACAGAGAAATTCATATTCATTTACCCGAAGGAGCGATTCCGAAAGACGGACCTTCGGCTGGACTTACAATGGCGATGGCTATTGTTTCGGCAGCATCGAACCGTCCTGCTCGAAGCGATGTAGCTATGACAGGCGAAATTACTCTACGTGGGAACGTACTCGGAATCGGTGGTTTAACAGAAAAAATTCTCGCAGCCCAACGCAGCGGAATTACCACGGTTTTAATTCCTGCAGAAAACGAAAAAGATTTAGCCGAAATTCCTGAAAAAGTTAAAAAAGGAATTAAAGTAATTCCTGTTAAAAAAATTGAAGAAGCTTTGCCTCATGTGTTCGGAGTCGCTAAGCAATCCAAGTAA
- the dnaX gene encoding DNA polymerase III subunit gamma/tau → MNYLVTARKWRPLVFEDVIGQSHISTTLRNAISLNRLSHAYLFSGPRGVGKTTTARILAKAINCKSPKDFNPDNECEICNEVTEGRSMDVFEIDGASNRGIEEIRNLRESVKYVPTKNKYKVYVIDEVHMLTKEAFNALLKTLEEPPPHVIFIFATTEVHKVPATILSRCQRFDFKRIAIEEIMKHLRTIAHADNILIDDDALLIIAKKGDGSMRDAQSIFDQVVSFCGNEISTKKIIEALGLVDQELFFRTTDLIKNKDTKGGVELVEEILKQGYDIKEFLAGLNEHFRNLLIVLTTESAQMLEVSEVYKKRSIEDAKHFSESDILRLVKIVSDTETSIKWVQQPRFKLEVALIQMIKMDNSVEIGKLLNQIEELKKKIDSGIKVEGKVMASPPSFATAQKSVTIPPTRTSLMNLGGYGFGEKNFPSQTSSVAQSFSPSKSISIDEAVAKWGVIVNEAGQNRVFLKTILSSSRIIDCSNGSIKISCPNESHLEMLKKNREYITDLAQQIYGTKVRLEAIVDSKLSVNLADHFSNNTTTKENQHPIVEALKNQLGAVECNSNENY, encoded by the coding sequence ATGAATTATCTTGTAACAGCTCGGAAATGGCGTCCGTTAGTTTTTGAGGATGTAATCGGACAATCGCACATTTCAACCACATTGAGAAATGCCATTTCGCTGAACAGATTATCGCACGCATATCTGTTCAGCGGCCCACGTGGCGTTGGAAAAACTACTACAGCGCGCATACTTGCTAAAGCAATCAACTGTAAAAGTCCGAAAGACTTCAATCCTGATAATGAGTGCGAAATTTGCAATGAGGTTACAGAAGGTAGAAGTATGGACGTGTTCGAGATCGACGGCGCATCGAACCGCGGCATAGAAGAAATCCGTAACCTCCGCGAGTCTGTTAAATACGTTCCAACTAAAAATAAATACAAAGTATATGTAATTGACGAAGTTCATATGCTAACCAAAGAAGCGTTCAATGCACTGCTGAAAACTTTGGAAGAGCCTCCACCACACGTAATTTTTATTTTTGCTACGACCGAAGTGCACAAAGTTCCGGCTACAATTCTTTCGCGGTGTCAACGTTTCGATTTCAAGCGAATTGCCATTGAAGAAATTATGAAGCACCTTCGGACAATTGCACACGCTGATAATATTTTGATTGATGATGATGCGCTTTTAATCATAGCTAAAAAAGGCGACGGTTCGATGCGCGATGCTCAAAGCATATTCGACCAGGTTGTTTCCTTCTGCGGTAATGAAATATCTACAAAGAAAATTATTGAAGCATTAGGATTGGTTGATCAAGAATTGTTTTTCCGCACAACCGATTTAATAAAAAATAAAGATACAAAAGGCGGAGTTGAATTAGTCGAAGAAATATTAAAACAAGGTTACGACATAAAAGAGTTCTTAGCCGGTTTAAATGAACACTTTCGTAATTTGTTGATCGTTCTCACTACAGAATCCGCTCAGATGTTGGAAGTATCCGAAGTTTATAAGAAACGTTCCATTGAAGATGCCAAACATTTTTCGGAGAGCGATATACTCAGATTAGTTAAAATTGTGAGCGATACCGAGACGAGTATCAAGTGGGTGCAGCAACCCCGATTTAAATTAGAAGTTGCACTGATTCAAATGATAAAAATGGATAATTCAGTCGAAATAGGTAAACTTTTAAATCAAATTGAAGAGTTAAAAAAAAAGATAGATAGCGGTATTAAAGTAGAAGGAAAAGTAATGGCATCGCCACCTTCGTTTGCTACAGCACAAAAATCAGTTACTATCCCTCCTACAAGAACATCGCTGATGAACTTAGGAGGTTACGGATTTGGAGAGAAAAATTTTCCATCACAGACAAGTTCTGTTGCTCAATCATTTTCGCCTTCAAAATCGATTTCAATAGATGAAGCTGTTGCCAAATGGGGAGTTATCGTAAACGAAGCCGGGCAAAATCGTGTTTTCCTAAAAACTATTTTAAGTTCATCAAGAATAATTGATTGCTCGAACGGCTCGATAAAAATTTCTTGTCCCAACGAATCCCACCTCGAGATGTTAAAAAAAAACCGTGAATATATTACAGATTTGGCGCAACAAATTTACGGAACTAAAGTGCGACTTGAAGCAATAGTTGATTCCAAGCTATCTGTAAATCTGGCAGACCATTTTTCCAACAATACTACAACAAAAGAAAACCAGCATCCGATTGTTGAAGCGTTAAAAAATCAACTCGGGGCTGTCGAATGTAACTCAAACGAAAATTATTGA
- a CDS encoding glycosyltransferase N-terminal domain-containing protein has translation MKTVWLIIYNAIVLPLLWLIIMAVGLFKQKFRVGIAGRKNLFPNLQSQLAKLNGDSKRIWFHVSSLGEFEQAKPIISKLKISHPEYKIIVSFFSPSGYEPSKKYKLADAITYIPFDSYWNAKKFIRLVNPAAAIMIRYDLWPNHIWELKKHRIPLLITNASMSRDTIRRYPLLKSFHQIIYNTADCILTVGKNDLDVFKMFKLDYPKFDVMGDTRFDQVMLRSIESKKKHLIPAHISEGKKILVVGSSWEADEEILFPVFYQLQNLIPNILMVIAPHEPTSQNLERIENELNGNTTYIRFSDLNDYSGEKIILVDSIGVLMALYQYADVAFVGGSFKSKIHNVLEPAVYGIPVVFGPHYANSSEAVLLLNEGAGFSGNTETEIFEILKNLFLHEEFRLQAGTKANEFVKKNLGATDKFITYFEKLLLN, from the coding sequence ATGAAAACCGTCTGGTTAATAATATATAATGCTATCGTGTTGCCTCTCCTCTGGCTGATAATTATGGCTGTTGGTTTGTTCAAGCAAAAATTTCGTGTAGGAATTGCAGGCAGGAAAAACTTATTTCCAAATTTGCAGTCGCAACTCGCCAAGTTGAATGGTGATTCAAAAAGGATTTGGTTTCACGTATCGTCATTGGGCGAATTCGAGCAAGCAAAACCGATCATATCAAAATTAAAAATCTCACACCCCGAATATAAAATTATCGTCTCATTTTTCTCACCTTCCGGATATGAACCATCGAAGAAATATAAACTTGCAGATGCTATTACATACATACCTTTCGATAGCTATTGGAATGCAAAAAAATTCATACGCCTTGTAAATCCTGCTGCCGCAATTATGATACGTTACGATTTATGGCCCAATCATATTTGGGAATTGAAAAAACATCGTATTCCCCTGTTGATTACAAACGCATCAATGAGCCGTGATACCATTAGAAGGTATCCTTTGTTAAAATCTTTTCACCAGATTATATACAATACAGCCGACTGCATATTGACTGTCGGCAAAAACGACTTGGATGTTTTTAAAATGTTCAAACTCGATTATCCGAAATTTGATGTAATGGGAGATACACGGTTCGATCAGGTTATGCTTCGAAGTATCGAATCGAAAAAGAAACATTTAATTCCAGCACACATTTCTGAAGGAAAAAAAATATTAGTTGTGGGAAGCAGTTGGGAAGCTGATGAAGAAATTTTATTTCCGGTGTTCTATCAGCTTCAAAATTTAATTCCAAACATTTTAATGGTAATTGCTCCTCACGAACCGACAAGTCAGAATTTGGAACGTATCGAAAACGAACTAAACGGCAACACTACATATATTCGTTTTTCAGATCTGAATGATTATAGCGGAGAAAAAATAATTTTGGTAGATAGCATAGGAGTTCTGATGGCGTTATATCAATATGCCGATGTAGCATTTGTTGGTGGGAGTTTTAAATCGAAAATACATAATGTATTAGAGCCGGCGGTTTACGGGATTCCGGTTGTGTTCGGTCCTCATTATGCAAATTCTTCGGAAGCAGTGTTGCTATTGAACGAAGGCGCCGGTTTTTCAGGTAATACTGAAACCGAGATTTTCGAAATTTTGAAGAATCTTTTTTTACACGAGGAATTCCGTTTGCAAGCCGGAACCAAAGCGAATGAGTTTGTAAAGAAGAACTTAGGTGCAACCGATAAGTTCATCACCTATTTTGAAAAACTTTTATTAAATTAA
- the larC gene encoding nickel pincer cofactor biosynthesis protein LarC, producing the protein MRIAYLDTIAGISGDMTLAAFIAAGVSLDSLERELGKLKLEGYELRLKEVVRSGISAVKLDVVITNQPKYHRHLKDIHQIIDSSELSEKVKHNAKNIFKELAIGEATVHKTSIEKIHFHEVGALDAIVDIVGTAICLELLQIEKVYTSPIKLGSGGFVNTEHGTMPIPTPATIEILKNYPTVLTNIPFELTTPTGAAIVKALSSGVLSIENFEMKSIGYGSGSKDLEIPNLLRLIVAELETTKADESLVVLETNIDDMNPEIYPYVIEKLLSAGAHDTYLIPIIMKKGRPGILLSVLVERNKLEKITQIFFSQTSTLGMRIHHIERQKVERKAIKVTTTLGEVQAKLITHGNIQRLTPEFEECKRIAEEKGIPLIEVYKILEKEFITSSAASF; encoded by the coding sequence ATGAGAATAGCATATCTTGATACGATAGCAGGAATAAGCGGCGACATGACGTTAGCGGCTTTTATTGCCGCCGGGGTAAGTTTAGATTCGCTCGAGCGTGAACTTGGAAAATTGAAATTAGAAGGTTATGAGCTTCGATTGAAAGAAGTTGTCCGCAGTGGAATATCGGCTGTGAAATTAGATGTTGTAATTACAAACCAACCTAAATACCATCGGCACTTAAAAGACATCCACCAAATTATCGACTCAAGCGAGTTATCTGAAAAAGTAAAGCATAATGCAAAAAATATTTTCAAGGAACTCGCAATCGGCGAGGCAACTGTTCACAAAACAAGCATCGAAAAAATTCACTTCCACGAAGTTGGTGCATTAGATGCGATAGTTGATATTGTCGGAACAGCTATTTGTTTAGAACTTTTACAGATCGAAAAAGTTTACACTTCTCCTATAAAACTTGGCAGTGGCGGATTTGTAAACACCGAACACGGAACAATGCCCATCCCGACACCGGCTACTATTGAAATTCTTAAAAATTATCCCACCGTATTAACAAACATTCCTTTCGAGCTGACTACTCCAACGGGCGCTGCGATAGTAAAGGCATTGTCGTCGGGTGTTCTTTCGATTGAAAATTTTGAAATGAAAAGTATCGGTTATGGTTCGGGCAGCAAAGATTTGGAAATTCCTAATCTCCTCCGTTTAATTGTTGCCGAACTCGAAACTACAAAAGCCGATGAATCACTTGTCGTGCTGGAAACCAATATCGACGATATGAATCCTGAAATATATCCTTATGTAATCGAGAAGCTGCTTTCAGCCGGCGCTCACGACACATATCTGATTCCAATCATAATGAAAAAAGGGAGACCCGGAATTTTATTATCGGTGTTGGTTGAAAGAAACAAACTCGAAAAAATTACACAAATATTTTTTTCACAGACTTCCACACTTGGCATGAGAATACATCACATAGAACGACAGAAGGTCGAGCGGAAGGCGATTAAAGTTACAACAACATTAGGCGAAGTTCAGGCAAAGCTAATAACTCACGGCAACATTCAACGTCTAACACCTGAATTTGAAGAGTGCAAACGAATAGCAGAAGAAAAAGGAATTCCTTTAATCGAAGTTTATAAAATTTTGGAAAAAGAATTTATTACGTCTTCTGCTGCTTCTTTTTAG
- a CDS encoding asparagine synthetase B produces the protein MDLRQSEHLKAYGIAYWSLTKGIEVDWLLNYRGGSFMIDNHQLVASECLVRGVNFEKISAAAASQIYAEVLDENNNQDVVRLEKAPKVAVYVPPNVLPWDDAVVLAMEYAEIPYDKVWDEEVLQGKLLEYDWLHLHHEDFTGQYGKFYSSFSTAPWYIEQQILYEKKAKELGYRKVSELKKAVARTIKEYIASGGFLFAMCSATDAFDIALAAENTDICDVMYDGDPPDANFQKMLDYSKCLAFENFTVERNPMRYEYSDIDIPPSDMAGFVNQETDYFTLFEFSAKYDPVPTMLTQNHANIIKGFMGQTTNFKKSLIKKTTTILAEKEGTEEVRYIHGNYGRGTFTWYGGHDPEDFQHAVGDPPTDLHLHKNSPGYRLILNNILFPAAKKKQQKT, from the coding sequence ATGGATTTAAGGCAATCTGAACACTTGAAGGCATACGGTATCGCTTACTGGTCGCTAACAAAAGGAATCGAAGTGGATTGGCTTTTAAATTACCGAGGTGGTTCGTTTATGATCGACAATCATCAGCTTGTGGCGTCGGAGTGCCTTGTTCGTGGAGTTAATTTTGAAAAGATTAGCGCTGCTGCGGCTTCACAAATTTATGCTGAAGTTTTAGATGAAAATAACAATCAGGATGTGGTGCGGCTTGAAAAGGCCCCCAAAGTTGCTGTATATGTTCCACCAAATGTGTTACCGTGGGACGATGCTGTTGTGCTTGCAATGGAATACGCCGAAATTCCATACGATAAAGTTTGGGACGAGGAGGTGTTACAAGGAAAGCTGCTTGAATACGATTGGCTACATTTGCACCACGAAGATTTTACAGGACAATATGGAAAATTTTATTCTTCCTTCTCTACCGCCCCTTGGTACATCGAGCAACAAATACTTTATGAAAAGAAAGCAAAGGAGTTAGGTTATAGGAAAGTTTCGGAATTAAAAAAAGCTGTTGCACGAACTATTAAAGAATATATTGCCTCGGGCGGTTTTTTGTTTGCTATGTGCTCGGCAACCGATGCGTTCGATATCGCTTTAGCCGCCGAGAACACCGACATATGTGATGTTATGTACGACGGCGATCCGCCTGATGCTAATTTCCAAAAGATGTTGGATTATTCGAAGTGTTTGGCTTTCGAAAATTTTACAGTCGAACGCAACCCTATGCGATACGAATATTCGGATATTGATATACCACCAAGTGATATGGCTGGATTTGTAAATCAAGAAACCGATTATTTCACCTTGTTCGAATTTTCGGCAAAATACGATCCCGTTCCTACTATGCTTACTCAGAATCATGCGAACATAATCAAGGGTTTTATGGGGCAGACTACAAATTTTAAAAAGAGTTTGATTAAAAAAACTACAACCATACTTGCTGAAAAAGAGGGGACCGAAGAGGTTCGATATATTCATGGCAATTATGGGCGCGGAACTTTTACCTGGTATGGTGGACACGACCCTGAAGATTTTCAGCATGCTGTAGGCGATCCACCTACAGATTTACATCTGCATAAAAACTCACCAGGTTACCGGTTAATCCTGAACAATATACTTTTCCCGGCGGCTAAAAAGAAGCAGCAGAAGACGTAA
- a CDS encoding tetratricopeptide repeat protein: MKKLLLLILIFLSVGGIHAQVRNLDNKFRMAQIYESSGDWDNAVKIYEELYAADSLNVVFFDALMRGYDQLKRYSDAIKIINTHLKFRPKDVGLLSQLGKTYLRANDKDKALNAWMSALDVDYRNINSYYIVANAMVESRMIDNAIKVYEKGRSVLNDKFLFAGDIGYLYSISMNYEEATRQYMLLLKQNPGQLGFIQSRISIYTGKPDGLNSATSVVETAYKTDTDNTQLIQLLAWLYMEGKKYDRAFSIFKNLDEKTKAGGREIFNFAERAFRDKAFSTAALAYQELIINYPKSINIPASEFGYARTLEESAAEDDTLKLFGDLKPFATKSSGLNPSYQLAIAAFNKVITNHPNNEFAARSWYRIASINYYTLFDLTKAADALNRIEKNFSNFIPVLFDAAYLSGQVFIAQGELEKAAEKFRWLAETRFAQSDLREKANFAIAETDFLRGNFKDAQQKLQNLLASPNSDIANDAIGLQVLIQENLNNENLLKDFSKGILLKHQRQFSKAAEVLEVLAAKQPEADIVENTLVVLGDVYTMMQQYEKAVFTYERIMKDFPDNVFADKSQLKTAAVYQWGLKNSVKAIEAYQMLLEKYPGSVYVNEARRRIREIRGDVL; encoded by the coding sequence ATGAAAAAATTATTATTATTAATTCTGATATTCTTATCTGTCGGTGGAATTCACGCTCAGGTCCGAAACCTTGATAACAAATTCCGTATGGCGCAAATTTATGAAAGCTCCGGCGATTGGGATAATGCTGTAAAAATTTATGAAGAATTGTATGCTGCCGACTCGTTGAATGTTGTTTTCTTTGATGCATTGATGCGCGGATACGATCAACTGAAAAGATATTCCGATGCAATTAAAATCATAAATACACATTTAAAATTCCGTCCGAAAGATGTTGGTTTACTATCGCAGCTTGGTAAAACCTACCTCCGTGCAAACGACAAGGATAAAGCTTTGAATGCCTGGATGTCGGCGCTTGACGTGGATTACAGAAACATCAATTCGTATTACATTGTTGCAAACGCAATGGTGGAAAGCAGGATGATCGATAATGCAATTAAGGTTTACGAGAAAGGTAGATCGGTTTTAAACGATAAATTTTTATTTGCCGGTGATATCGGTTACCTGTATTCAATTTCTATGAATTATGAAGAGGCGACCCGACAATATATGCTGCTTCTTAAGCAAAATCCTGGACAATTGGGTTTCATTCAATCGCGTATTTCTATTTACACCGGAAAACCCGACGGGCTGAATTCTGCCACCTCAGTTGTTGAGACAGCGTACAAAACGGATACAGATAACACTCAATTGATACAGTTATTGGCTTGGTTATATATGGAAGGAAAGAAATATGATAGAGCATTCTCGATTTTTAAAAATCTTGACGAAAAAACCAAAGCCGGCGGACGTGAGATTTTTAACTTTGCCGAACGCGCCTTCCGCGATAAAGCTTTTTCAACCGCCGCTCTTGCATACCAAGAATTGATTATTAATTATCCGAAGTCTATTAACATTCCCGCATCCGAGTTCGGTTATGCGAGAACTCTCGAAGAGTCTGCTGCTGAAGATGACACCTTAAAACTTTTTGGCGACTTGAAACCTTTCGCAACTAAATCTTCTGGTCTTAATCCATCATATCAATTAGCTATAGCTGCTTTCAACAAAGTTATTACCAACCATCCGAACAATGAATTTGCCGCGAGGTCGTGGTATCGAATTGCATCCATCAATTATTATACTTTATTCGATCTGACAAAAGCTGCCGATGCCTTAAATCGTATAGAAAAAAATTTCAGCAATTTTATTCCTGTTCTTTTCGATGCTGCCTATTTAAGCGGTCAGGTTTTTATAGCGCAAGGTGAACTTGAAAAAGCGGCTGAAAAATTTCGATGGCTTGCTGAGACGCGGTTTGCTCAATCCGACCTCCGAGAAAAGGCAAATTTTGCTATCGCCGAAACCGATTTCTTGCGGGGTAATTTCAAAGATGCACAGCAAAAGTTGCAAAATCTGTTAGCAAGCCCCAATTCCGATATCGCAAACGATGCAATCGGTCTTCAAGTATTAATACAAGAAAATTTAAACAATGAGAACCTGCTGAAAGATTTTTCGAAAGGAATTTTATTAAAACATCAAAGGCAGTTCAGTAAAGCTGCCGAAGTGTTGGAGGTGTTAGCAGCCAAGCAACCTGAGGCCGATATTGTTGAAAACACATTAGTAGTTTTAGGTGATGTTTATACGATGATGCAGCAATACGAGAAAGCCGTATTTACTTACGAACGAATAATGAAAGATTTTCCCGATAATGTATTCGCTGATAAATCGCAGTTGAAAACAGCAGCAGTTTATCAATGGGGATTAAAAAATTCAGTTAAAGCAATTGAAGCGTATCAAATGTTGTTGGAAAAATATCCGGGTTCTGTGTATGTCAACGAAGCAAGAAGAAGAATAAGAGAAATTAGGGGAGATGTCCTTTGA